A window of Fusarium falciforme chromosome 1, complete sequence genomic DNA:
ATGAGCCTGCGCCTGAGTCGCCGACTTTGAGCAGTCGTCCTGTGGGTGAGGTGCATCATGGACGCTCGGGGAAGAAGCTGGTTTCGGCTCTTGATCATTATGAGGAAGCTATGCACAAGGAGGCTCAGGGAAACATGGGCGATAGTCTAAAGCTGTACCGCAAGGCTTACCGGGTTCGTCTCTTTTTCTCATGATATGAATTAATGCTGACCTTTACAGCTTGACAATGGCGTTGATCGGAGATATCGAGAGAAGCACTTCCCACAAAAGGCGGCGCCAAGGCCAACTTCACCAACAGCTACCAGGacatccaccaccaccacatcaCAGCCCGCCAAGGGcgatgaagctgaagaagtAAAGCCATTGCCCATCGGCGAGCTTATCGCCAGCTTCTCCGGTCTCAAAATCGAGCCTCAACCGCCTCCTGTAGAGGGCATGCCCCAGCCGCCATGTCCCCTGGCTGATCTCCCTGATGAGATTCTCGTCCACATCCTCCGCGATGTAGCCATTGCGGACGTTGGCGACTTTGCCCGCTTATCTAGGGTGTGCAAGCGACTGGCTTACCTCGTAGCAACTGAGCAGCGCATCTGGCGCCGAGTTGCTATGGGTTCGGAGGTTGGCTTCAGCGCTATGCTGTACCGCTTCGAAAGGGGCATTGAATGGGATGACCTCCCAGAGGAAGAGCAAGACGACATTGAAATTGTCGACGGTGTTGTCATAAGTCCTGCCGAGATAGCTCAACGACGACATGCCGACAACCTCGCCTTGACAGAGTCCCTCACACCCTCTGTCTACCCAACCTGGAAGAATCTCTTCCGCTCACGACCGCGCATCCGCTTCAACGGCTGCTACATCAGCACCGTCAACTACGTCCGTACCGGTCAAATTTCTACCAACCAGACATACTGGGGCAGTCCCATCCACATCGTCACTTACTACCGCTACCTCCGCTTCTTCCGCGACGGCACCCTCATCAGCCTGCTCACCACTGCCGAGCCCTCCGACGTCGTCCACCACCTCACCCGTGAGGACCTGCACCTGCACCGCGACGTCGCGCACCCCCACCTCCCCTCGGCCGTCATGGCCCTCGCCTTGCGCGGCCGGTGGCGTTTGTCCTCCGCCGCGGACCGGGACGACCCCTCCGTCATGGATCGCCCCACCATCGCCGCCGGCCCGCATGATCGGGACCGCGACCCGGAAGGTGACATCTTTGTCGAGACCGAGGGTGTTGGCTCCAAGTACATGTACCGCATGGACTTGTCGATGCGGAGCGCCGGTAAAGGCGCCCGCAACAACAAGCTCATCTGGCGCGGTTTCTACAGTTATAACAAGTTGACGGATGATTGGGGAGAGTTTGGCTTGAAGAACGAtaagcccttcttctttagcCGGGTCAAGAGCTATGGATTCAGCGAGTGATGGCATACATGCCTTGCCTTGTATATCATGTCCGTTGGTCTACATTCAAGGCGTGCATTTCATGTACATAATTCCATCCTCAATCGCACTTACAAGACGACAGAAATGAAGCAAGCCGGGTGCATCTTTAGACATCGGATATCACACTTTCCAGCCATGGCCACGCCGTCATGGTCGCACTCATTACATACTTTCGCAGGCATTCCCTGCATTCAATGTCATAATTTCCCCATGTTGGGGCTTCACTACATAGCTGCCTACTGTCCAGCATCGCCCCCAGTGTCCAATCCAAAGAGTATTCAGCTAATCCAGTCCATACAAACAAGATTGCCATAGTAGATTAACAACGTCGGCTACCACAGAACCCAAGCCAGAAACGCCTCCAGTGCCAGCTGACCAAGATGATATACTAGGTAGATGGGGAAGGAAGAACAATGACTGTTCCCAGAACTCGTGGCATCCATGAGTGAATGCCTAAGAAGGCCAAGTATCCTATGCCGTCAGGCATGTTGAGATGTGATTTGTAAATGTGATGGAGGGTAGATCCAAGATGATGATAATGAGATGATGGCTGATGTTGCAAAATCAGGCGATGGCTGTCGCCGGGTATCAATTCGCAAAAACGACTTTGCGTGAAACGGGCGGCATGTTAGGCCcaataggtaggtaggtaagtATAGGTAGGTTTCCAACAGACACTCGCTCCCAGCGAGTTATCGAATTCTCTTTCCGTCCAAGAACTTGGGGCTGTGCCCATCGTAGTAGTTGTCGCGGTACTGCATGGCTCTGCGTGCCTCATACTCTGCCTTTTCGTCCTCATCCATGCTAAACGCCTTCTTGAGCCATCCAAAGgcactcttcttcttcttaacCCGCTTGCCTCCAGCTTGGGTTGTAGCCCGCGATGTCACGGTAGCAGCATCGTCATAAGTCGCCGTTGTCACACTGCTTAGCGTGCTCATGGCACCCATTCGAGATGGCTGGTTGCGTTGGTGGCCAGGGAAATATCCCGATTGATGGTACTGATCGGCCGGACCTGCAGTATGCGGCCTCTGCTGCAGGGGAGAGTGGGGTGATGCACGGACGGGAATCGTATTATGATAAAATTGGTGGTGTTCAGAATGAGGCGAGGGCATGAGAGGACGCACAGGAGCTCCAAAGTCTGCGTGTGAGGTGGCTcgaggaagacgatgagGCTGGTAAGCTTCAAGATCTGAGGCATGTGAGTAGTCGGGAGCTTGCGATTTCGAGGTACGTGGCGTTATGCCTCCAGGAGATGGCCGCAGCGACGACTGTATCTCAATAGTGTTCCTTGGAGGAATTTGGATAGAGACGGGCGGTGTTGTTTTCTGAGACACACGCTGCCGCAAAGATGTCCTCTTCTCCAATCCTACTGATTCCCGGACAGATTGTGTAAGAGTGTGCCTTTGGATTTGTTCTTCGATTTTGGGTGATTCAGGGCTCTTAGCCACGGGTGAGGCAGGCGGTTGCGGCGTGTAGGTTCGTGGCTGAAGGATGAACAACGGTCCATCGTCAAGTCCGCCAAGATCATCACCGGCTTCGGGCTCCTCCTGCTTTTCCTCCGTGACAGACGCCTTAGGGGTGGTAGCACCAGAGGATGCGGGTGACGAAGCGCTGAGATTGGGcccagaagatgaggatggggtACTGAGGTTCGGTGACGGACGAGGGGTGAACCGAGTTGGTGGCAGCAAAGGAGCCGCCCCTGGCAGAGGGAAATCGCTAAGAGTGCTGACGTCGTTAAGAGTATTGACTTCGGGGTCTTTAGGTTTGAGGCTGGCAGCCGGGAGGGTTGTAGTCGACTTGGAGCTGCGAATGCTAGCCACAGGTGTGGACTTGGGATCCGACTTGATCGAcggtgaggaggagcttgctgTTGATTCGCGAGGTGCATTCACGGGCAAGGAAAAGGGTGGAATGGTTGCCTGTAGATTGTTAGCCTTGGTGCTGGCGAATGTCAACGATCAACATACCCAAGTTTTACGGCTGACCTCGCCGGCCGTCTTTTCCATCTCGGCCACAATGGTCATGAGCTTAATGATCAAGCCGTTTAGATCCTGCGCTTGATTGTTCAATTCGTCAAAGGCGTTGAGCCAGCCGTCGGCATTGCCCTTCATGGCTAGAAAAATGCTGTTCAGATCTGGTTCAGAGTCTGGCCACTTGGTGTCCTTCTGCTCATTGAGCCATTCCATGAACGCCTCGCTCGATCGGAGGCCAGCATCGATATCGTCGTCCCACTGCTTCATGGCGGCATTGGTCCGGGCAAGAATGTGGTCAATCTTCTCGTTCCCTGACAGAATCTGGGCTCGAAAGTTGCGATCCTCTAGCATACCCTCAAAAGCCTGCCTGTTGGCCATGGGGAGTTGAAGATGGGCAATACGCTCTGTGAGATCCTTGTGGGCCTGGGCAAAGTCCTCAAGCATCACCTCAAGAAACTCGTCCACCTCATCGATATGCCCCTGAAGAATCGTCACGACCTGTCCATTGTCGGCAGCCAGGCTGTTAAGAAGGAGGTAGACGCCAAACGTGATTTGCGAAATGAGCTTGTACATTtcgtgctgctgctgacccGGCCGATAACGCCATGTCGTGTCG
This region includes:
- a CDS encoding F-box domain-containing protein, whose protein sequence is MTSSNDQELNSELESFRQQWISDLRTRNEDHHDEQQSTAGPSRRSHHGPPVSHRHAPPPAGADDNDDDYLQGQSFDEPAPESPTLSSRPVGEVHHGRSGKKLVSALDHYEEAMHKEAQGNMGDSLKLYRKAYRLDNGVDRRYREKHFPQKAAPRPTSPTATRTSTTTTSQPAKGDEAEEVKPLPIGELIASFSGLKIEPQPPPVEGMPQPPCPLADLPDEILVHILRDVAIADVGDFARLSRVCKRLAYLVATEQRIWRRVAMGSEVGFSAMLYRFERGIEWDDLPEEEQDDIEIVDGVVISPAEIAQRRHADNLALTESLTPSVYPTWKNLFRSRPRIRFNGCYISTVNYVRTGQISTNQTYWGSPIHIVTYYRYLRFFRDGTLISLLTTAEPSDVVHHLTREDLHLHRDVAHPHLPSAVMALALRGRWRLSSAADRDDPSVMDRPTIAAGPHDRDRDPEGDIFVETEGVGSKYMYRMDLSMRSAGKGARNNKLIWRGFYSYNKLTDDWGEFGLKNDKPFFFSRVKSYGFSE